In the genome of Populus trichocarpa isolate Nisqually-1 chromosome 6, P.trichocarpa_v4.1, whole genome shotgun sequence, one region contains:
- the LOC18099901 gene encoding protein SRG1 isoform X1 gives MAAKAVLISNSVQEMALNGEEPPVKYFCKGNDVGVLDASVPLIDIPVVDLGLLTSPSTSAQELEKFHLAASSWGCFQVVNHGMTSSFLDKIRDVSKRFFALSMEDKQKYSREADSIEGYGNDMILSDHQTIDWSDRLYLTISPEDQRKIKFWPENPKDFRETLNEYTMKLQEINEILLRAMAMSLNLEESSFLDQYGERPLVAARFNFYPPCPRPDRILGVKPHADASAITFLLQDKEVEGLQFLKDNQWFRVPIIPHALLINVGDQVEIMSNGIFKSPVHRVVTNTEKERNTLAVFCIPDSDKEIKPADGLISETRPSLYKKVKDYVSIYFQYYQQGKRPIEAVKI, from the exons ATGGCTGCCAAGGCAGTGTTGATATCAAATTCAGTCCAAGAAATGGCTCTCAACGGGGAAGAACCACCAGTGAAGTATTTCTGTAAAGGAAATGATGTTGGAGTCCTTGATGCTTCTGTTCCGTTAATCGATATTCCAGTTGTTGATCTTGGTCTCCTTACATCTCCATCAACCAGTGCACAAGAACTCGAGAAATTTCACTTAGCTGCCAGCTCATGGGGCTGCTTTCAG GTAGTAAATCATGGGATGACAAGTTCCTTTTTAGACAAAATTCGTGATGTAAGCAAGCGATTCTTCGCATTGTCGATGGAAGATAAGCAGAAATACTCCAGAGAAGCTGACAGCATTGAAGGGTATGGAAATGACATGATTCTTTCAGACCACCAAACGATTGACTGGTCTGATCGATTGTATCTTACTATTAGCCCAGAAGACCAGAGAAAGATCAAATTTTGGCCCGAAAATCCTAAAGATTTTAG GGAAACCCTAAATGAATACACCATGAAGTTACAAGAGATAAATGAAATTCTCCTTAGAGCCATGGCAATGTCATTGAATTTGGAGGAAAGCAGCTTTTTAGACCAGTATGGAGAACGACCACTTGTGGCTGCAAGGTTTAACTTCTATCCTCCATGTCCAAGGCCAGATCGAATTCTTGGCGTTAAGCCACATGCAGATGCATCGGCAATTACCTTCCTCTTGCAGGACAAAGAAGTGGAAGGTCTGCAATTCCTGAAAGACAACCAGTGGTTTAGAGTTCCCATCATTCCACATGCTCTTCTAATCAATGTCGGAGATCAAGTAGAG ATAATGAGCAATGGAATATTCAAGAGCCCTGTTCACAGGGTGGTGACAAACACAGAAAAGGAGAGGAACACTCTGGCTGTGTTCTGCATTCCCGACTCAGATAAAGAGATCAAACCGGCAGATGGGCTTATCAGTGAAACGAGGCCAAGTTTATACAAGAAGGTGAAAGATTATGTTAGTATCTACTTTCAATACTACCAGCAAGGGAAGAGGCCAATAGAAGCAGtgaagatttaa
- the LOC18099901 gene encoding protein SRG1 isoform X2, with protein MAAKAVLISNSVQEMALNGEEPPVKYFCKGNDVGVLDASVPLIDIPVVDLGLLTSPSTSAQELEKFHLAASSWGCFQVVNHGMTSSFLDKIRDVSKRFFALSMEDKQKYSREADSIEGYGNDMILSDHQTIDWSDRLYLTISPEDQRKIKFWPENPKDFRETLNEYTMKLQEINEILLRAMAMSLNLEESSFLDQYGERPLVAARFNFYPPCPRPDRILGVKPHADASAITFLLQDKEVEGLQFLKDNQWFRVPIIPHALLINVGDQVEISLAHRDDGCKPDKKLHSNNVEDKMKKNK; from the exons ATGGCTGCCAAGGCAGTGTTGATATCAAATTCAGTCCAAGAAATGGCTCTCAACGGGGAAGAACCACCAGTGAAGTATTTCTGTAAAGGAAATGATGTTGGAGTCCTTGATGCTTCTGTTCCGTTAATCGATATTCCAGTTGTTGATCTTGGTCTCCTTACATCTCCATCAACCAGTGCACAAGAACTCGAGAAATTTCACTTAGCTGCCAGCTCATGGGGCTGCTTTCAG GTAGTAAATCATGGGATGACAAGTTCCTTTTTAGACAAAATTCGTGATGTAAGCAAGCGATTCTTCGCATTGTCGATGGAAGATAAGCAGAAATACTCCAGAGAAGCTGACAGCATTGAAGGGTATGGAAATGACATGATTCTTTCAGACCACCAAACGATTGACTGGTCTGATCGATTGTATCTTACTATTAGCCCAGAAGACCAGAGAAAGATCAAATTTTGGCCCGAAAATCCTAAAGATTTTAG GGAAACCCTAAATGAATACACCATGAAGTTACAAGAGATAAATGAAATTCTCCTTAGAGCCATGGCAATGTCATTGAATTTGGAGGAAAGCAGCTTTTTAGACCAGTATGGAGAACGACCACTTGTGGCTGCAAGGTTTAACTTCTATCCTCCATGTCCAAGGCCAGATCGAATTCTTGGCGTTAAGCCACATGCAGATGCATCGGCAATTACCTTCCTCTTGCAGGACAAAGAAGTGGAAGGTCTGCAATTCCTGAAAGACAACCAGTGGTTTAGAGTTCCCATCATTCCACATGCTCTTCTAATCAATGTCGGAGATCAAGTAGAG